A DNA window from Brassica napus cultivar Da-Ae chromosome C1, Da-Ae, whole genome shotgun sequence contains the following coding sequences:
- the LOC106434328 gene encoding probable calcium-binding protein CML20: MSSLYRGVSRKEKPRRHHGLNQQKRQEIKEAFDLFDTDGSGTIDAKELNVAMRALGFEMTEEQIEKMIADVDKDGSGAIDYDEFYHMMTAKIGERDTKEELTKAFKIIDLDNNGKISADDIKRMAKDLGENFTDAEIREMVEEADRDRDGEVNMEEFMRMMKRTAAYEY, from the exons ATG TCGAGTCTATACAGAGGTGTTTCAAGGAAAGAGAAACCCAGACGTCATCATGGGTTGAATCAGCAGAAGAGGCAAGAGATCAAGGAAGCTTTTGATCTCTTTGACACTGATGGCTCTGGTACCATCGATGCTAAAGAGCTTAATGTTGCTATGAG GGCGCTTGGTTTCGAGATGACGGAAGAG CAAATCGAGAAAATGATAGCAGATGTGGACAAGGATGGAAGTGGAGCCATAGATTACGATGAGTTTTACCATATGATGACTGCTAAAATTGGTGAACGTGACACCAAAGAAGAGCTCACCAAGGCTTTCAAGATCATTGATCTTGACAATAAT GGGAAGATATCTGCTGATGATATCAAACGCATGGCAAAGGACTTGGGTGAAAACTTCACTGATGCTGAGATACGTGAAATGGTGGAAGAAGCTGACCGTGACC GTGATGGTGAAGTTAATATGGAAGAGTTCATGAGGATGATGAAGAGAACTGCTGCTTATGAGTACTAA